The Streptomyces capitiformicae genome contains the following window.
CCCGCAGCTTGGCGAGTGCCTCGGCGAGGATGGCCTCGCCGTCGGCGTCGCTGCGGCGCTCCCGCACATACGCGAGGTGCGTCTTGTAGGGCTCGGTGCGCGGTGGGTCCGGCGGGTTGTCCCGGTCCTGTCCGGCCGGGAAGCCGCAGCGCGGGCAGTCCCAGGTCTCGGGGACCTGCGCGTCGCTGGCGAAGCTCGGCTGGGTCTCGTGTCCGTTGGAGCACCAGAAGGAGATGCGCAGCCGGGGTGCGGACTCGCCGCGCTCGGCTTCGCCCATCGGCCCCGCCCCGACCCGGCTTCCTCGGATCGCGTTGCCACTTGCCACGGTGTAACTCCCTGCGTGATGGTGCGGCGAAGCGAGTCGGCGTTTCGCTTCGCTGCGAGCGCCTCAGTCTACGTAAGGCCCAACGCGCGTCCAGTGATTGGAGTTACATCCCGCACACAGACGCAAGCCCCATGATAAGCCGCGCTCGAAGTCGCGTACCCAGCATGGGGCTTTACGTACGGATTGTGCGTCCGTGACGCAGGTCAGTTGTTGACCTTCATCAGGATGCCGAGTACGACAATGCACGCGAACCACAGCAGACCGACCACGACGGTGATCCGGTCGAGGTTGCGCTCGGCGACCGAGGAGCCGCCGACGGACGACTGCATGCCGCCACCGAACATGTCGGAGAGGCCGCCGCCCTTGCCCTTGTGCATCAGCACCAGCAGCATCAGCAGGCCGCTGAAGACGATCAGGGCGATCGAGAACCCCATAACCACGGCTGGACCAACTTCCTCGGATCTGGATGGACGACAGGGGCATGGCGGCAGCGCCATGCCCCCGCAAGGGTACGACGTTCCGCCGCTACCGCATACTCGCTGCTCTTCGGTTCGCCGCCGGGGCGCTCAATCCGGTGTCGAGAGGCCGACCGTGCTCAGCCCTTCGGGCCTCCGC
Protein-coding sequences here:
- the secG gene encoding preprotein translocase subunit SecG, which gives rise to MGFSIALIVFSGLLMLLVLMHKGKGGGLSDMFGGGMQSSVGGSSVAERNLDRITVVVGLLWFACIVVLGILMKVNN
- a CDS encoding RNA polymerase-binding protein RbpA, with the protein product MGEAERGESAPRLRISFWCSNGHETQPSFASDAQVPETWDCPRCGFPAGQDRDNPPDPPRTEPYKTHLAYVRERRSDADGEAILAEALAKLRGEI